The segment CCCGATCTTGCCCTTGCGTTGCTCCGAGGACGCGACTCGATTCCCGGTGAGCTCGCGCCGATCAAACCCGTTCTCGCGTTATACGAATGGCGACGTGCCAGGAAAGCTCGTTCGCAGGGCTGAAGCTAACTGCACGGTCACCGTTCTCCTGCGGACGCCCACCGCCTCCAACGGTGAGGGTTCCCTGGCGAACGGCGGCCGGGGAACGATCAGGGTCCGGCCTGTGTGCGGCTCATTTCGATTGACGAACCGTAGCGCTGGCGATCCCTCGGGCAGAATCAAACGGTGTCGAACGATCTGAGCCCTCGCTCCCTCCCGCTAGTCGCCGTCATACTTGGGCTCGGCGGTTTTGGAACCCTCGGGTACAGTTCCGTCCTCGCTTTCCAGGATGCTAGGGAATCCACGGGTCCGATTTTTGAGACCGCCGTGGTGGTCGGATTCGTGGGGCTATCTCTCGTGGCGGTCGGCATCGTACTTTCAGCCCGGGCCGTCCGACTCAGGACTGCATTCGCGCGTCTTGCCCTTGGGATTTGTGTCGCGGCCTTACCCGTTGTCATTCTTGGCTACCTGGTCGTCCTATTCCTGTTCTACAGCTGATTGAAGAGGAAGACACCTAGTCGGCTAATCGCAGGAGATCTGATGCCTTGGGCGTGACCTTCGTGCGGGCCGATACGAAGCAGAGTCCTCGCCCTCCCGCGATTACGCGATCGATGCCGCCGGGAGTTCCGCTTCGAACGTCGGCCGAGACGAATGCTGAAGACCGCCTACCGCATGCGTCAAGTAAGTGAACAGCAGTGCTTGTGGTACACCGATCTAAGGCTTGGGAAGGTGATGGGCGGATTTCTTCCCCTCGTTCCCCGTCACGAACCCTTCGTTGTCGTAGCGGACCGATACGATCAACCAACACTGGAAAGGGAAAAGCATGTTTGCCAATGTAGGTGGATACGGCTTCGCCGTTGGGGTCATCGTCGCCTACGTCGTCATTGCCGCCCTGGGGATCTTCGTCGGGTACCTCATCATCCGCACCGCGATCCTCCGCGCCCTAAACAGTCATTACAAGACCGTTCGACTCTTCGAGAAAACCGGTCAATGGCAACCCCGCTACCAAGGCAATCGGCGACCTCACGGAGCCGACACCACCGAGAACTCCTGAACGAGGATCGAGCGCTTGCAAGGCGTCACCTCTGCCCAAGAATGATGCACGCAGGATGACGTGGACACAGGATCGTTCTCGCTCACACCGGCCTCGCTTATCGCGCACTTCTGCCGTAGCTCGGCACTGCGCGTTTGGGAACGGACGCGGCGGTGCGGACACGGGCGACCCTTCATTCAGCCACTTTCGGCGGGTACACACGCGCACCTCTTAGCCACACGAACTTCCGCCCCAAGGACGGGTCGCCCCTCACGCTCTGCAGGACCGGGTTGAATGCCATCGGCCTCGTCATTGTCTGGTTCTGCTCAGGCCACACCATCGCCCGCCGCAACATACCCTCACGGTGAAGGTCCAGCCGCTAGACGGTGCCGGTCGAGCGCGAGCCCATGTCGATGCATTACCTCGGGGTTGCGTATCCACCGCTCCGAGCAAGCCGACCCAGCTTCGGAACGGCGCGCGAGAAGCGGTGGCCTGGTGCGGCGAGAGCTTTGGTCATAGGCGACCTCGGGGACGCGAACTCGTTGTCGAACACCGGCCGAAGGAGCTGCTCTTCTAGCCACGTAGCGGCAAGTGACGCGAACAGATCCGGGGTTCCAGAAAGCCCGCGCACTTTCAACTCATGCGGTGAGCCGAACACATAGTCGCCAGGATCTGGAAAACCCGTTTGACCCCACCCGCCGCGAAGTATCGGAACGCGATCGTCCCGGAACTGCACGAACACATGCAGCGCATTGACGGACCCAGCGATCCCTTGAACCGCCACCGCCACCATGAGCGGATCGGGCGAGGAGAACGTCTCCACGAGGGTGTCCTCGGGCTTCACGTCCGTCTTCCATCGCGCAGCGGCCGCCCGAAGAACTGTCAGGTACTCCGCCTCGCGGCTCTGGCGCGGTCGAATGTCGCGGAAGAAATCGGAAGTCACGCGCTCAGTGTCTCAGGGCGGCGGATGACCACACCGCCTTTCAGGGCCGTCGTCGCGTCGCGTGACTCTCACACGCGCTCGGGGTTCCCTCTGCGCGTCTGTCGAGGCGGACGTTGAAGGTCCGGTTGCGGAGTTAGTCGACGAGAGAGACAAGGGACTCGACGGCGTTCCACAGGTCGTGCTGAGTGCCGCTAGCAATGTGCGCATCGGTCTTCGTGTACTTGTATTGCGCCGAGAGAGCGATCCTGTGGATGGTTCCGATTTGCGCGTTCGTGCCAGCGGAGGTGACCGTCCAGTTCCTGCCATCGTTCCGACGAACCGTGTAGGAACCCCCGTCATCCGTCTTGGCTTCGAAGACGACTTCTCCTGTCAAGTCGGAGTCGCGTGATGCGGACCGTCCGTCAACCTGGACGTCGGTGATCATGACGGGTCCTTTCATAGCTGCCATCTCTTGTGACGATGTTTGGGAGGTGTCTTCCTTGCGATGCAAGCACTTTCATAGTCCTCTTCGCCGGAAGACGCCTTGCGGGTCGCTAATGACCTTCTCCCACGCAGAGGGTTCCCCCGCGGACGCGAGTCGAGATCCCTCGAAGGCGAACGCTGTACGTCCGGCTAGCGGTCCTCGTCAACGGGACCCACATCAGTCCCATTGTCCGCAACCTTGGCTCGCCGGAATAGGGACCCTCGATTCGAGGTCAGCGCCAGAGCAATAAAGGCAAGAATGGATGCGACCACCACATTTCCACCAACAAGCGGCCGGGAAAACACGTCGACTGCCAAAAGCGCAACGGTTGCGGCAAGGTATGCGCAAGACGCAATAAGCCAATTCCGCGCGTGCCGAACCGATCGCTGCCGTCGAGGCTTTGAACTGTTGCCGGTGTTCATGACAGGACCTTATCGCCGACTGATGGCTTCGCCGAGCACGCAGGTCGCTGCCCTCTGCCAGCGGCAGTTCGCGCTCCCTTTTGGCAGACAGTGGTGATCCCCCCCCCCCCGAACGTCGGCCGAGGCGGACGCTGAAGGTCCGGCCCGCGCGCGCCATTGGTCAACTGATCTGACAGCAGTCCCTCCCGAGGTAACCGCTCCGAGTGGCCCGGCCTTGGTGGCACGATGCGGGTTCGTCTTCCGGCTGCGGTCACATAGTCTCGCTCCATGGAGGAAGTAACCGGTGTCGTCGTCTGGTGGAGCGAGGAAGAGGGATGGGGCACCCTCCGGTCGGAGATGGCTCGTTCCGACGTGTTCGCCCACTTCTCGAACCTGGACATGGAGGGACATCACGTCCTGCAGCCGGGCCAGAGAGTCGATTTTCTCCTAGAGGAATACCCGCGTGGACAAGATGGGTATTTCTATCGGGCCGAGCAAGTTCGGGTCATCGGCCTTTAGGGCGAAAGTCCAACGCCGCAGCAGGCGAATGAACAGTCGGCGTTCCCGCTCCGCGACGGAGCGATACTGTGGCGCAATGCTGAGTTCGCGTCGTCTCCTTACCGTCGAAGCGGTTCTCACGCTGGCCCTGGTCCTGCTCGTTCTCACGTCCGCGTTCGGGTGGGATGTCAGGCTGTATTGGGTGGGCGGATTCATTGCCCTGGTTGCTCTCACAATGATCATTCTGAATTCGCTGGATCGTCGCCGCCGGCTCTAGCGTCCGTAGACCCTTCCCTCATATGTGCCGGTCTAAGGAATCCACAAACGGTAAAGACCGGGCTTGTGGGGAGCCCGGGCCCCTCGTTGAGATAAGAGGTTGCTGCTCTCTATGGACGAGGTCGAAACGAACCGCGCGCCGTCCAGGCGAAAATGCCTACGGCGATGAACGCCAGCCCGAGAAGGACGAAGAGGCCTCCTTGCGCCTGCCCGTGAATCAGCTCGACAGCCCCAAGCACGACGCAGAGCAGGCCAGCCAGGGGGAATGTGAAGCCTACGAGGATGAGGGCCACCCTCGCCTGAAAGAGCCAGAACCGCTTGAACATGAAGTCGATCCTCGCCCAGGAAGGGACCTTGCACTCAACCCGAGATTTCGACGCTCCGGCAGATGTGCGCAGGACGTTGCGATTCCGGGCAAAGTACGACTTGTCTCCTCCGCGAGGAGGATCCCTGAGGCGGAAAGCGTGAGAATTGCGCGAGAGAATCTACTTTGGGTCCCATGAGGAATCTCGTCCGGCTCGTCGACGCTGCCTTGCTCCCCGTTGTCGGGGTCGTCTTCGGCGTTCTGTGGATCATCGGCACTGCCAACACGATCTCGGACAGGACGCCGGTCGAGTGGATCCCCTACGCCCTGATCGGCGTGGCGATCGCCACCGCGCGCCTCTCCTCGGCGGGAGCGCTGAGTCTCGTCATCTCCGGGCTGGCCGTTCAGGCGGCCGTTCCTCGGCTGCGGTTTGCGGAGGGGGGCTGGCCGGCGTACGCGGGTCTTCTGATCGTGCTCTTCGTCGTCGCAGCCAAGCCGGATGCCAGATCGCGGGTATTCGGTCTGATCGTGGGGGTCACAGGATCCGTCGCCGTGGGGATCCTGGTCGGCGCCGCTGGCGGTCAGCCGCTGGTGGCGATGCTGGTCGCCGGTGTCAGCACCGTCGCAGCGTGGGTGCTCGGTCTAGCGGTCACGCTCGTCCGCCAGCGGAACGTCGCATCGAAGCGCAGTCGCGCCCTCGAACACGAGGTGGATGCTGCCGCGACAGAGCTCGCCGTCGCCCGGGAGCGCGAGAGGACCGCGCAGGACGTGCATGACATCATGGCGCACTCGCTGGCGGTGATCGTCGCTCAGGCCGATGGGGCCCTATTCCTGCAAGGGGAGAGACCCGCTGCTGCAACGGAGAGCCTGACGGCGATCTCCGTGGCCGCGCGCGAATCCCTGGGAGAGCTGCGGGTGATGCTGCAGTCGCTGACGGCGGATCCCGAGGGGCACTCTCATCCGACGCTGCAAGACCTCGACTCACTTCTTGCTCGCATGCGGTCCGCGGGTCTGCGGGTCTCGGAGACGACGTTCGGTGAACCCGGCCTACTCACGGCCGGGCAACAGCTGGCCGTCTACCGAATCGTGCAGGAGAGCCTGACGAATGCCCTCAAGCATTCGGGGCCCACGTCCGAGGTGCGCGTCACTCAAGACTGGCGCGGCCCGGGGCTCGCTCTCGGCGTCACCTCGATTGGCGGCCATGAACCACGACCAGGGTCGCCTGCCGGAACTTCTCGTGGAATCACCGGGATGACCGAGCGGGCGCGGCTCGCCGGGGGCTGGCTCGTAGCGGAGCAGGATCACGAGGATGCTCGCACCTTCGTCGTCACCGCCTTCATCCCCACGGTGGCCGCACCATCGGTAGCTGTCCGATGAGTCCGATCCGTGTCGCGATCGCCGACGACCAACGGCTTTTCTGCTCGGGCATTCAGATGCTCATCGAGTCGCAGTCTGACCTGGAGTTCGCGGGCGCCGCGTATGACGGCGACACCATAGTGAATCTCGCGGCGACTGTCGGACCAGACGTCATTCTGATGGACATTCGTATGCCCGGCCGCAATGGGATCACGGCGACTGAAGCGATCTGCGACCGGGCCGGCGATGCCGCTCCGAAGGTCATCATCCTGACAACTCACGAACGAGACGTCGCCGTACTTCAGGCGATCACCGCCGGCGCGAGCGGGTTCCTCCTCAAAGACACCAACCCGGACTTCCTCCTCGCCGCGATCAGGACCGTGCACGAGGGCCAGTCCGTGATCGCCCCTCGCAGCACGGTCGCGCTCATCCAGGACCTGATCCCGGCAGGCGGCAAGCCGGCCGACCAGTCGGTCATCCAAGCCCTGTCCGTGCGAGAGAAGGAAATCTTTCTCCTGGCCGCGCGCGGTCTCACCAACGCAGAGATAGCCTCGACGGCCTTCATCTCAGAGACGACGGTGAAAAGTCACGTCTCGAGTATCTTCGCCAAACTTGACCTGACGTCGAGACTGCAGATCGTCGCGTTCGCGTACGAGCACGGCCTCTTGAGGTAGGCAGTCTCCTCCGCGAGGAGGAGAGAAACCCTCCCGGGTGAACAGTCGTAGTTCACCCCGCAAACGATGAGGTTGGAGGTATGAAAGCCCTTCGGATTCTTCTCGTCATCGACTACAAGCTCGCCTACCTCGGAGGCGCTCAAACGGCCCTGCGGCAGCAGGCGATGGCCCTCGCCGGCGCCGGTCACGACGTCACGGTGATCGGATCGGACGCCACGTCCGATCCGGTCCTCGCCGAGACGGGGGTCTCCACCGTGGACCTCCGACCGCTGCTGACCGTCCCAGTCGTGGACCTGCCCATTTTCGTCAACAGTGCCGCCATGCGGACGCGGCTCGCCGGTCTTCTCGATCGGCGGCGCGTCGAAATCGTAATCGCCCACTCCGAGTTCGGCCTTGCCGCGGCAGCCCTCGAGGTCGCCGGCGACCGAGGAATCCCCACGATGCACACCGTCCACACGTTCTTCTGGCGGGGCCCGCGTCTCGCCGGCGTCGTGGCCCCGCTCGCCTCCGCTCTGCACGCCGCGGTCACCGGGCTGCCGGTCCCTCGCGGGGAGTTGGCCGAGCGACGACTGGACAGCTCTCTGCGCAAGATGACCCTGGCCGTGTCCCGCCGAGCGGACCTGGTCGTCTCACCGTCCCACCACCAAGGTCATGCGCTGCGCAGGGCCGGTCTCCCGAGGGTGGCCGTCATCTCCAACGCGACACGCATCCCCGCCGAGCACGCGGTGCTCCCGCCGCTCGACGGGCCGCTTCGGCTTGTCTGGGCAGCCCGGCTCGCGCCCGAGAAGCGTCTGAACGTCGCACTGCAGGCCATGCAGATCGTCGAAGCGACGATGGGGACCGGCGCAGTGCACCTGGACGTCGCGGGCGGGACACCGCGGTCGGGACCCCAGGCGAGGTCTGTCACGTTGCACGACCGCGTGACGCCCGAGGAGATCGTGGCGCTGCTCGGGAACGCGCACGCAGCAGTCATCACGTCGCACGGGTTCGACAACCAACCCATGATCGCCATCGAAGCGTTTCAAGCCGGTCGCCCCGTCATCGTCTCCGATCCCACCCTCGCGGCCGAGTTCGGGGCCGCGGCCATCGCCACGCGCACACCGGACGCCCCGGGTCTCGCCCGCATGATCATCCGGCTGGCAACTCACAGCGAACAACTCCTAGAGCACGTGAGGGCGGCGACGGCGGCCGGGCTCGCATCTTCGCCAGAGTGCCACGTCGCGCAGCTCGAGGCTGCCTACAAGCGGCTGAACCAGAATCGAACAGGATCTGTCCTCGCCGCGCGAAGGTCCGCATGAGCATGCGGTGCCCCGGCGCGGCCCGACCAATAGACCCTCAGACCCGACGCTCTGCGCCTTGATAAGGCGGCTCACCCTCCGCCACCCTGAGGTCTTGCTCCTCAAGCGTCTCGAGGGTTGGAAGGCGCTCGTCCTCCCGCCGGCCTTCCATGTTCATCGTCGTAATCCTCCACCGCCTCCCTTCTTGTCGAGAAGGCTCCAGCACAGAGTTCCCCCGCACGTATCCGGTTCCTTATTTGTTTTGTCCAGCGGCCACACCCTTCCAAGTTCGGTCTTGCGATGGATGTGAAGGGCCTCGAATATCTGAGACTTTTTCCCCGTGAAGAAACCCTTTTTGATCGGCATCGCGGCCGTGGCCCTCGGTGCGGGCGCCACCGTACTGGCCTTGGAAACGACAGACGCTGCGATTTATCTTCCGCCCCGTGGAGACGTCCCTGCGGCGTCGGCGTCCGTGTCAGTCGTCGCCCGTACGTATTTGGAAGCTGCTGAGCACAGTGACTGTGGCTTGACGAGAGCCCTCACGGATGCACGCTCAGCAATGGCGCCTTGGTGCAGGCATCCTCACGTCGTCTCGTTCCACAATTTGGAGACACCAATTTCTTCCCCGGCCACGGAATCCTCGGGGAACGAAGCGGAGACTGTCGTGCGTTTCCACTTTGTGATCACGGGCGGAGCCGATGCGGGTTTTTCGTCCAACGCAGATCAAATTTGGGGCCTTTGGTTCCGGCACACGCAGGCGGGGTGGCGCGTGTGGGATCAAGGCGTCGCCTAGATCATCGGCGCCCATGGCTGTCCAACGCTGAGGTCCTAAAGGCCCTTAACAAGGCTCAGGCCGACCGTGCCGCCGCACAGCTCCGACGCGCCGGCCGCACTCCCGAGGCGCAGGACCCCCGCCGCAGCGGGGCCCGCGAGGCGGCGGAGCGGGAGCGTCAGCGCCGCGACCGCGCCCGCGGGGACGACGCCCGCGAACGCTGAGAGTATTCAGTCGGTGCTGTCGTCTCCCAAGAGGTCTGAATTCGCGTAGGCCAGACGTCGCAGGTAATTCGACAAGAAGTACAAGGTTGACGCCCCGGACGGAGCTAAGCCCCCGCACCACAGCGCGTCAGCTCCACCAAGAGCAAAGTGCCCACGTTCATAGCGACACACACGTCGTTTTTTATACTCAGAGAGTTTGAGGGTTGACGGTTAGGACTCGAACAGTTAGAGTTCTGAGTATGAACGACGCAGAGCCCACCTTCACCAGCAACCTTGAACTGCTGCGCTGGGTTGGCTGGGCCCAGCAGCAGGCCGGGCTCGACTGGATCCGCGAACGCGGGCTCAGCCACCAGCAGAGCTTCGCGCTCGGCTTCCTCGTCCAGAACCCCGGCTCCATCCAGCGCGACATCGCCGAGATGACCCGCACCACACCGGCCAGCGTCTCGAGCCTCCTGCAGGGGCTCGAGGCACGAGGCCTCATCGAACGACGCACCGAAAGCGGTAACGAGCGCAGCAAGCGCGTCTACGCCACCTCGGCCGGCACCGAACTAATCTCTGGGTTCGACACCGCCATGCGAGCGGCCGAAGACATCATCCTGGCTCCCCTCGACGAGGCCGAGCGAGAGACGCTGCACGGCCTCCTCACCAAGATCACCTCCGTCCTCCCCCAGCCGACCCGGCAGTAACCGGGCGGCGCGGCATCGGCCCCACCCTCGATCCTTCTTCTTCCCCACCTACCGGGGCGGCTTCGCCGCGCCCGAAAGGAGTTCCGCCATGAGTACCTTCTCCCCCAGCGCCGACGTGGTCGGCAGCAACCGCTGGTACCTCGCCTCCGCGCCGATCGTGCGCGCACTCGTCCACCTCTGCATCCCGATGGCAGCCGCCATGATCGTCGGCGCCGTCTACAACGTCATCAATGCCGGCTTCATCGGGTCCCTCCACGACCCGATCCTGCTGGCCGCCGTCACCTTCGGCTCGCCGATCCTCGGCCTCGTCATGGCCGTCGGCGGGGTGTTCGGCGTGGGCGGCTCCTCGCTCATCTCGCGCCTCCTCGGAGCATCCGAGCAGGATCCCGCGAGGGCCGGAGACATCAAGCACGTCGCGTCGTTCGCCGTCTGGGGCGCCGTATTCGCGGGCGCCGTCGTCGGGGCGCTCGGCCTCATCTTCCTGAACCCGCTGGTCGGGCTGCTCGGCGCCCAAGGCTCGGCGGTCCCGGCCACAAGTGCCTTCGTCGGTGTGATGCTGGCGTTCGTGCCCGTGCTGGCCGCAGCCTTCTGCCTCGAGCAGATCGTCCGGTCGGAGGGCGCCGCGCACCAGGTGATGGTCGGCCTCATCGCCTCGACGGTCGCCAACCTCGTCTTCGACGTGCTGTTCATCCTCGTGCTGCACTGGGGCGTGGCCGGTGCCGCCCTCGCGGTCGGCCTCTCGAACGTCGTCACGATCGTCTACTTCGTCACCTACCTGATTCGGCACAGCGAGAACATCAGCCTGTCGCCGAAGTGGTTCACCCTCCGCGCTGACATCCTGAAGCCCGTGTTCGGCGTCGGCGTCGGCGAGCTGCTCCAGTCGGCGTTCCTCATCGTCACGTCGCTCGTGCTGAACAACCTCGCCGCGAACTACGGCGACGGCCCGCTCGCGGCGATGGGCGTCGCGGTCCGGATCGCGCAGGTGCCGGAGTTCCTCATCATGGGCGTCACCCTCGGAGTCCTGCCGCTCCTCGCCTACTCGTTCGGCAAGGGCGACGCGGCGCGGTTGGCCTCGTCGATCCGCGGCTCAGCCATCGCGGTCGGGGCGATCGCATTCTTCTTCTCGATTGTCGTGTTCGTCTTCCGCGACCAGGTGTTCTCACTGTTCGTGTCGGATCGCTCATTGCTGTCGCTCGGCGCGATCATCATCACCGCGCAGCTCGTGTCGATGATCTTCAACGGCTTCACCGGGCTCATCACGTCGCTCTTCCAGGCGACCGGGCGGGCACTGCCGGCCATGATCATGTCGATCACGCAGGGGGTGCTGTTCATCCCGATCGTCATCTTCGCGAACCTCTGGTTCGGGCTCGACGGCATCATCTGGGCGCTGACGGTCAGCGAGGGCCTCGTCCTGGTGGCCGGACTCGTGATGTGGTTCGCCTCGCGCGGCAGCATCGCCCGCGGGCTCGCCGAGGGCAGCCCCGAGCGCGCCGAGGCCGTGCTCGAAGAGGCCTGAGCAGGATCGCGAGTCGGCAGGATCGTGGGCGACCAGCAGGATCGCGCCGGCCCCTCTACAAAGCCGCAGTGACATGGTCGCTTTCCTTCAGGCCCGGCCATGACCGCGCGGGACCACGAGAGTGGTGACAGGTGACGCGGACGGGGGTCTGCTCCGAACGCTGGCCGAGACGAATGATGGTGTCTGACTTTCGTGTACCGGGTGTCGCCACCCATTCGACGCTCGGTCACCATGCCATCAGACGCAAGTTCCGCCTCGGGACCTGGTCGGTTAGGTGTTCTCGATGGTCGCGGGGTGGCTGGTAGCCGTTGTCTGGTCTCGCTTTTTCCGCATCCACCGGCGACTCATCAGCCACGGGTAGTTGATGAGGATCCACGAGAAAGCAACCGGCGTCCACGGATCAAAGCGGGCACGCGCCTCATAGCCCGACTTCGACAAGGAGAGCACCCTGTCCGTGCCGTCGACACTGACTCTGTAAACAGACTCCCGAACTGAATCCAAGGTCACGCTCACGTGCTGAACTTCGGCAACGATGAGCCACGCGACCGCCGCGGCAAACATCAGCACGAGAACGATGTCGAAAATTTGACGCCCGCCCGAGACATCGCGCAGATCAAGACCGAAGGCTCGAATGGATTTCCGGTTGCGATCCCGGTTTGTCAGCCACGCTCGGCTCCAGCCAACGAGCAAGGCGAAAACAACAAGACCGATCGACGCGACTTGGATCCAAGCTGCCGCAGGAAGAGGAAGAGTCAGCAAAACGAGACAGACGCCCAGGCCAAGGCAGAAACCAGAGAGCAAGGAGAGGATGCGGTTCACCTCGCGCACAAGGTCATCGCCAGCAAGGGTGACAAAGCGAGGTGACGATCTTGGTGCGTTCCACCACGACTTCAAGCCCACCTACGCACCCCCTTGATCTCGGCGATCGCCAAGCGACTCGTGACGACTCAGCTTGGACCCCGGGCGCGCTCTGAACAAGAAAGTGAGGATCCGGCTGCGGACGTCTGCGGAGTCAACCGGGAGATATCCCGGCTGTTTGTTAACGCCTTGCTGCCATCGCATACGATCGGCC is part of the Frondihabitans sp. 762G35 genome and harbors:
- a CDS encoding cold-shock protein produces the protein MEEVTGVVVWWSEEEGWGTLRSEMARSDVFAHFSNLDMEGHHVLQPGQRVDFLLEEYPRGQDGYFYRAEQVRVIGL
- a CDS encoding MarR family winged helix-turn-helix transcriptional regulator; its protein translation is MNDAEPTFTSNLELLRWVGWAQQQAGLDWIRERGLSHQQSFALGFLVQNPGSIQRDIAEMTRTTPASVSSLLQGLEARGLIERRTESGNERSKRVYATSAGTELISGFDTAMRAAEDIILAPLDEAERETLHGLLTKITSVLPQPTRQ
- a CDS encoding response regulator, with amino-acid sequence MSPIRVAIADDQRLFCSGIQMLIESQSDLEFAGAAYDGDTIVNLAATVGPDVILMDIRMPGRNGITATEAICDRAGDAAPKVIILTTHERDVAVLQAITAGASGFLLKDTNPDFLLAAIRTVHEGQSVIAPRSTVALIQDLIPAGGKPADQSVIQALSVREKEIFLLAARGLTNAEIASTAFISETTVKSHVSSIFAKLDLTSRLQIVAFAYEHGLLR
- a CDS encoding sensor histidine kinase, producing MRNLVRLVDAALLPVVGVVFGVLWIIGTANTISDRTPVEWIPYALIGVAIATARLSSAGALSLVISGLAVQAAVPRLRFAEGGWPAYAGLLIVLFVVAAKPDARSRVFGLIVGVTGSVAVGILVGAAGGQPLVAMLVAGVSTVAAWVLGLAVTLVRQRNVASKRSRALEHEVDAAATELAVARERERTAQDVHDIMAHSLAVIVAQADGALFLQGERPAAATESLTAISVAARESLGELRVMLQSLTADPEGHSHPTLQDLDSLLARMRSAGLRVSETTFGEPGLLTAGQQLAVYRIVQESLTNALKHSGPTSEVRVTQDWRGPGLALGVTSIGGHEPRPGSPAGTSRGITGMTERARLAGGWLVAEQDHEDARTFVVTAFIPTVAAPSVAVR
- a CDS encoding MATE family efflux transporter, with protein sequence MSTFSPSADVVGSNRWYLASAPIVRALVHLCIPMAAAMIVGAVYNVINAGFIGSLHDPILLAAVTFGSPILGLVMAVGGVFGVGGSSLISRLLGASEQDPARAGDIKHVASFAVWGAVFAGAVVGALGLIFLNPLVGLLGAQGSAVPATSAFVGVMLAFVPVLAAAFCLEQIVRSEGAAHQVMVGLIASTVANLVFDVLFILVLHWGVAGAALAVGLSNVVTIVYFVTYLIRHSENISLSPKWFTLRADILKPVFGVGVGELLQSAFLIVTSLVLNNLAANYGDGPLAAMGVAVRIAQVPEFLIMGVTLGVLPLLAYSFGKGDAARLASSIRGSAIAVGAIAFFFSIVVFVFRDQVFSLFVSDRSLLSLGAIIITAQLVSMIFNGFTGLITSLFQATGRALPAMIMSITQGVLFIPIVIFANLWFGLDGIIWALTVSEGLVLVAGLVMWFASRGSIARGLAEGSPERAEAVLEEA
- a CDS encoding glycosyltransferase family 4 protein; the encoded protein is MKALRILLVIDYKLAYLGGAQTALRQQAMALAGAGHDVTVIGSDATSDPVLAETGVSTVDLRPLLTVPVVDLPIFVNSAAMRTRLAGLLDRRRVEIVIAHSEFGLAAAALEVAGDRGIPTMHTVHTFFWRGPRLAGVVAPLASALHAAVTGLPVPRGELAERRLDSSLRKMTLAVSRRADLVVSPSHHQGHALRRAGLPRVAVISNATRIPAEHAVLPPLDGPLRLVWAARLAPEKRLNVALQAMQIVEATMGTGAVHLDVAGGTPRSGPQARSVTLHDRVTPEEIVALLGNAHAAVITSHGFDNQPMIAIEAFQAGRPVIVSDPTLAAEFGAAAIATRTPDAPGLARMIIRLATHSEQLLEHVRAATAAGLASSPECHVAQLEAAYKRLNQNRTGSVLAARRSA